In Deinococcus aestuarii, one genomic interval encodes:
- a CDS encoding purine-nucleoside phosphorylase, with product MTQIHVRARPGDVAEFVLLPGDPNRARRIAEEYLEGATLYTEHRQLLGFTGTYRGVRVSVQTTGMGCPSAAIVTEELARLGARTLIRVGTLGGATPAVKPADLVVATAAVPNDGTTRQLLGGAPYAPAASFEVVEAAVRAAREHGVPHHVGLVMTEDAFYASTPEHARLWASRGVLGFEMEASAIFLVAAQRGLRAGCLTACSNDIGDPQLVPDDVLAGGVDRMIRVALDAIVTLAGG from the coding sequence ATGACCCAGATTCACGTGCGCGCGCGGCCCGGGGACGTGGCCGAGTTCGTCCTGCTGCCGGGCGACCCCAACCGCGCCCGCCGCATCGCGGAGGAGTACCTGGAGGGCGCGACCCTCTACACCGAGCACCGCCAGCTCCTGGGCTTCACGGGCACCTACCGGGGCGTGCGGGTGAGCGTGCAGACGACCGGGATGGGCTGCCCGAGTGCCGCCATCGTGACGGAAGAACTCGCCCGGCTGGGGGCGCGGACCTTGATCCGGGTGGGCACGCTGGGGGGCGCGACCCCGGCGGTGAAGCCTGCCGACCTCGTGGTCGCCACCGCCGCCGTGCCGAACGACGGCACCACCCGGCAGCTTCTCGGCGGCGCCCCCTACGCCCCCGCCGCGAGCTTCGAGGTCGTGGAGGCCGCCGTCCGCGCGGCCCGTGAACACGGGGTCCCGCACCACGTCGGCCTGGTGATGACCGAGGACGCCTTTTACGCGAGCACGCCCGAACACGCCCGGCTGTGGGCCTCGCGCGGGGTGCTGGGCTTCGAGATGGAGGCGAGCGCGATCTTCCTCGTGGCGGCGCAGCGTGGCCTGCGTGCGGGGTGCCTGACCGCGTGCAGCAACGACATCGGCGACCCGCAGCTCGTCCCCGACGACGTGCTCGCGGGCGGGGTGGACCGGATGATCCGGGTGGCCCTTGACGCCATCGTGACCCTCGCAGGGGGGTAG
- a CDS encoding enoyl-CoA hydratase-related protein, with product MTMLDEIEFRNLQLDQHGPIAVLTVTRPGALNALNADTLNELSQAVEAVIENPEVGALIVTGGGDRAFVAGADIGELSQLDGVYAGRELALAGQDVMHSVASLPIPVIAAVNGFALGGGLELALACDVRVASPNAKLGLPEVSLGLIPGFGGTQRLARLVGSGRALDLMLTARQVPAEEALAMGLVNYVADDPLAKAREVAEQMLRNAPIALSLVKEAVRRGLDTTLEAGQEVEADLFGMAVATKDFREGTSAFLAKRRAAFQGE from the coding sequence ATGACGATGCTCGACGAGATCGAATTCCGCAACCTCCAGCTCGACCAGCACGGGCCCATCGCGGTGCTGACCGTCACGCGGCCGGGGGCACTCAACGCCCTGAACGCCGACACCCTCAACGAACTCTCGCAGGCGGTCGAGGCCGTCATCGAGAACCCCGAGGTGGGCGCGCTCATCGTCACCGGGGGCGGCGACCGCGCCTTCGTGGCGGGGGCGGACATCGGGGAGCTGTCGCAGCTCGACGGGGTGTACGCGGGCCGTGAACTCGCGCTCGCCGGGCAGGACGTGATGCACTCGGTCGCCAGCCTGCCCATCCCCGTGATCGCCGCGGTGAACGGCTTCGCCCTCGGGGGCGGCCTCGAACTCGCCCTCGCCTGTGACGTGCGGGTGGCGTCCCCGAACGCGAAACTGGGCCTGCCCGAAGTGTCCCTGGGTCTGATTCCCGGCTTCGGCGGCACCCAGCGCCTCGCGCGGCTGGTGGGCTCGGGCCGGGCGCTCGACCTGATGCTCACGGCCCGGCAGGTGCCCGCCGAGGAGGCGCTGGCGATGGGGCTGGTGAACTACGTCGCCGACGATCCCCTCGCCAAGGCGCGCGAGGTGGCCGAGCAGATGCTCAGAAACGCGCCCATCGCCCTCTCGCTCGTGAAGGAGGCGGTGCGCCGGGGGCTCGACACCACGTTGGAGGCGGGGCAGGAGGTGGAGGCCGACCTTTTCGGGATGGCGGTCGCTACCAAGGATTTCCGCGAGGGGACGTCGGCCTTCCTCGCCAAGCGGCGGGCGGCCTTCCAAGGTGAGTGA